From a single Granulicella aggregans genomic region:
- a CDS encoding zinc ribbon domain-containing protein → MHPDLEKLIVLQTHDIEAKRLRDEMVALPKLVASLTARLEAVKGQRAVVVDLIAKEEALRRRQESDIKDQQAKIAKVTKQLDNAANAVQATAFEHEIAFAKSKISGFEDAELESMERSEALEAQKKLADEAVETAAKNLERESARATETVAKDKTLLAAVEVQRAAVRAEVSEAALSTYDRIAKGKGTAVSEALNQKCQACQMMVRPQRWNELRDRSNDDQMMTCESCGRLLYYDPARDAPQRKTVPVESIAAQIIRSL, encoded by the coding sequence ATGCATCCAGACCTAGAGAAGCTGATCGTTCTGCAGACCCACGATATTGAGGCCAAGCGCCTGCGCGACGAGATGGTCGCGCTGCCCAAGCTGGTCGCCAGCCTGACGGCAAGGCTGGAGGCGGTAAAGGGCCAGCGTGCGGTCGTGGTCGATCTGATCGCCAAAGAAGAGGCGCTGCGCCGCCGGCAGGAGTCCGACATAAAGGACCAGCAGGCGAAGATCGCCAAGGTCACCAAGCAACTGGATAACGCTGCGAACGCCGTGCAGGCGACAGCGTTTGAGCACGAGATTGCGTTTGCCAAGAGCAAGATCTCCGGCTTTGAGGACGCGGAGCTGGAGAGCATGGAACGCAGCGAGGCGCTCGAAGCGCAGAAGAAGCTGGCGGACGAGGCAGTCGAAACCGCCGCAAAGAATCTAGAACGCGAGAGCGCCCGGGCCACCGAGACGGTCGCGAAGGACAAGACGCTGCTGGCGGCGGTCGAGGTGCAACGTGCCGCCGTGCGGGCCGAGGTGAGCGAGGCAGCGCTTTCCACCTATGACCGCATCGCAAAGGGTAAGGGAACCGCGGTCTCCGAAGCGCTGAACCAGAAGTGCCAGGCATGCCAGATGATGGTGCGCCCGCAGCGCTGGAACGAGCTTCGCGACCGGAGCAACGACGACCAGATGATGACTTGCGAGAGCTGCGGGCGGCTGCTGTACTATGATCCGGCGCGGGACGCTCCGCAGCGGAAGACGGTGCCGGTCGAGAGTATCGCCGCTCAGATTATCCGGTCGTTGTAG
- a CDS encoding helix-turn-helix domain-containing protein, which yields MSPESQTRLDARLKETLASMPLDKMRKARSLTQVAVAERLRVDQGSVLKIEGRTDMYLSTLREYVEALGGTELRADFPDGSINIDLHAS from the coding sequence ATGTCACCGGAGAGCCAGACGCGCCTGGACGCTCGCCTGAAGGAGACGCTGGCTTCGATGCCGTTGGACAAGATGCGGAAGGCCCGCAGCCTGACCCAGGTAGCCGTGGCGGAGCGCCTGCGAGTCGATCAGGGATCGGTATTGAAGATTGAGGGCCGCACGGATATGTACCTCAGTACATTGCGGGAGTATGTGGAGGCTCTGGGGGGCACGGAACTGCGGGCAGACTTTCCGGACGGATCTATCAACATCGACCTGCATGCTTCGTGA
- a CDS encoding DUF4252 domain-containing protein, translating to MNGRRRIKAGWLAAVLLLTVGARAMEPQVQDDLFAGTEKFAKGAKSSTEVNLDKNMLAMAGKFMDNDGDGDGDKQQKDLARKMDFIVVREYEYAKAGEYNIADLAEFQKRLDAGGWSYVVKERSEHSSTSVCVKIDTEGQTTELIVIEAEPRALTFVHLKGHMTMRELTKIGAKYGVPQDDPKLKGIGK from the coding sequence ATGAACGGACGAAGACGAATCAAGGCAGGATGGCTGGCGGCGGTTCTGCTGCTGACCGTTGGAGCGCGGGCGATGGAGCCGCAGGTGCAGGACGACCTGTTCGCCGGGACGGAGAAGTTTGCCAAGGGCGCGAAGTCGTCGACCGAGGTAAATCTCGATAAGAACATGCTCGCCATGGCCGGCAAGTTCATGGACAACGATGGTGACGGCGACGGGGACAAGCAGCAGAAAGATCTCGCGAGGAAGATGGACTTCATCGTGGTGCGCGAGTACGAGTACGCCAAAGCGGGCGAGTACAACATTGCGGACCTCGCCGAGTTCCAGAAGCGGCTCGACGCGGGCGGCTGGTCTTATGTGGTCAAGGAGCGCAGCGAGCACTCCAGCACCAGCGTCTGCGTGAAGATCGACACCGAGGGCCAAACGACGGAGCTGATCGTCATCGAGGCCGAGCCGAGGGCGCTGACCTTTGTCCACCTGAAGGGCCACATGACCATGCGTGAGTTGACCAAGATCGGCGCCAAGTACGGCGTCCCGCAGGACGACCCCAAGCTGAAAGGAATCGGTAAATGA
- a CDS encoding RNA polymerase sigma factor, translated as MGVIAESQFRSLVEQHQSMVYSIALRIAGDRGAAEEIAQDAFLELYAALKKMESEDHVRFWLRRVTANRATDWLRRKAVRPDWSAEQWDESYEAAIADRVGGAEVRLEQMVSTLPEVLRGAVVLRYQEDLEPDEIATLLGQPVATVKSNLQRALGLLRRKADVMLKEFKRERVG; from the coding sequence ATGGGAGTTATCGCCGAAAGCCAGTTCCGCAGTCTGGTCGAGCAGCACCAGTCCATGGTGTATTCGATCGCGCTGCGCATAGCGGGCGACCGGGGAGCGGCGGAGGAGATCGCGCAGGATGCGTTTCTCGAGCTGTACGCGGCGCTGAAGAAGATGGAGTCGGAAGATCACGTCCGGTTCTGGCTGCGAAGAGTGACGGCGAATCGCGCGACGGACTGGCTACGTAGAAAAGCAGTCAGGCCGGACTGGAGCGCGGAGCAGTGGGACGAGAGCTACGAGGCTGCCATTGCCGATCGGGTTGGCGGGGCAGAGGTGAGGCTGGAGCAGATGGTCTCGACCTTGCCGGAGGTTCTGCGGGGAGCCGTTGTCTTGCGATATCAGGAAGACCTCGAACCGGACGAGATTGCGACACTGCTCGGCCAGCCGGTGGCGACGGTAAAGAGTAATCTGCAGCGCGCACTTGGCCTGCTGCGGCGCAAGGCGGATGTGATGTTGAAGGAGTTCAAGCGTGAGCGAGTTGGATGA
- a CDS encoding 5' nucleotidase, NT5C type: MKRIAIDMDEVIADAVAEHILRYNRDHDAKITKDDLHGKWLWDVVSLDHHPALEAYLRSEDFFEVLNVMPDAQRVLEALQRKYEVFIATAAMEFPTSFVPKYRWLERHFPFIPPSHIVFCGNKSIIHADYLIDDNPRQLRLFSGEGILFESPHNVAVTGFRRVKNWREVEAMFL; the protein is encoded by the coding sequence TTGAAGAGAATTGCGATCGATATGGACGAGGTGATAGCGGACGCCGTCGCCGAACACATTCTCCGCTATAACCGCGATCACGACGCCAAGATTACCAAGGACGATCTGCACGGGAAGTGGCTGTGGGACGTGGTGTCGCTCGATCACCACCCCGCGCTCGAGGCGTACCTGCGGTCGGAGGACTTCTTCGAAGTGCTGAATGTGATGCCTGACGCGCAACGGGTGCTCGAGGCGTTGCAAAGGAAGTACGAGGTGTTCATTGCGACGGCGGCCATGGAGTTCCCGACCTCCTTCGTGCCGAAGTACCGATGGCTGGAGCGCCACTTTCCCTTCATTCCGCCATCGCACATCGTCTTCTGCGGCAACAAATCGATCATTCACGCGGATTACCTGATCGACGACAACCCTCGGCAGCTTCGCCTCTTCAGCGGGGAGGGAATTCTCTTCGAATCGCCGCACAATGTTGCGGTGACGGGCTTCCGGCGCGTGAAGAACTGGCGGGAAGTGGAAGCGATGTTTCTGTAG
- a CDS encoding DUF2251 domain-containing protein, which produces MQSLSFTPGRAFLSSNSTAVPWTVVFEDEGVAGYFYACDRSQETQENSIMDAMLIYNVEALAKSDAELKRPEATRIASIEWSRDGQQAVLYLDGTAQALFDFQQRCGYCRMDFPNFMAENGDTWRKSSHAWNENALQRFEAALYV; this is translated from the coding sequence ATGCAGTCGCTTTCCTTCACTCCCGGCCGTGCTTTCTTATCGTCAAACTCTACCGCCGTGCCTTGGACGGTCGTCTTTGAAGATGAAGGGGTTGCCGGATACTTTTATGCCTGCGACCGATCGCAGGAGACGCAGGAAAACAGCATCATGGACGCGATGCTGATCTACAACGTGGAAGCGCTTGCCAAGAGCGACGCCGAGCTGAAGCGCCCGGAGGCCACGCGCATCGCCAGCATCGAGTGGTCTCGCGATGGGCAACAAGCAGTCTTGTACCTAGACGGCACCGCCCAGGCGCTCTTCGACTTCCAGCAGCGCTGCGGATACTGCCGCATGGACTTCCCCAACTTCATGGCCGAGAACGGCGACACCTGGCGGAAGAGTTCGCACGCGTGGAATGAAAATGCGCTGCAGAGGTTCGAAGCGGCGCTTTACGTCTGA